The proteins below are encoded in one region of Zavarzinia compransoris:
- the flgC gene encoding flagellar basal body rod protein FlgC — protein sequence MAIDDLGKTLLISASGMRAQSVRMRVIAENLANADTVGLKPGDEPYRRKVVTFADELDRATGAETVRVKSVGRDQSEFGSRFDPGHPAADPAGYVRTPNVNMLVEVNDMRQAQRTYEANLNVVDSARSMMMRTIDLLRSS from the coding sequence ATGGCCATCGACGATCTGGGCAAGACCCTGCTGATTTCCGCCAGCGGCATGCGGGCGCAGAGTGTCCGCATGCGCGTGATCGCGGAAAATCTCGCCAATGCCGATACTGTCGGCCTGAAGCCGGGGGACGAGCCCTACCGCCGCAAGGTCGTCACCTTCGCCGACGAATTGGACCGCGCCACCGGCGCCGAGACCGTGCGGGTGAAGTCGGTCGGCCGCGACCAGTCCGAATTCGGCAGCCGCTTCGATCCCGGCCATCCGGCGGCGGATCCCGCGGGCTATGTGCGCACGCCGAACGTCAACATGCTGGTCGAAGTGAACGACATGCGCCAGGCCCAGCGCACCTATGAAGCCAATCTGAACGTCGTCGATTCGGCGCGCAGCATGATGATGCGCACCATCGACCTGCTGCGGTCGTCGTAA
- the fliE gene encoding flagellar hook-basal body complex protein FliE, whose amino-acid sequence MDPITSRALGAYNDALRRGAGAGTGGIAGGGASPAAAGGPDASFSAVLGRAMDDAVATSVKADQVSLSAAAGKANVTDVVTALTNAEVTLQAVVAVRDKVVSAYQEIMRMPI is encoded by the coding sequence ATGGACCCGATCACCAGTCGCGCGCTCGGCGCCTATAACGACGCGCTTCGCCGCGGCGCCGGTGCCGGCACCGGCGGCATCGCCGGCGGCGGTGCGTCGCCCGCCGCGGCCGGCGGCCCGGACGCCAGCTTCAGCGCCGTGCTCGGCCGGGCGATGGACGATGCGGTCGCCACCTCGGTCAAGGCGGATCAGGTTTCCCTGTCGGCGGCGGCGGGCAAGGCCAATGTCACCGATGTCGTCACCGCCCTGACCAATGCCGAGGTGACCTTGCAGGCGGTGGTCGCGGTGCGCGACAAGGTGGTTTCCGCCTATCAGGAAATCATGCGCATGCCGATCTGA
- the fliQ gene encoding flagellar biosynthesis protein FliQ — MTGGEALDVAREALLAILITSAPVMVVALVIGLGISLLQALTQIQEATLSFVPKILAIFAVLLLALPFMGAQLGQLTQQVMSRIGDGDRRVETIVPGGG, encoded by the coding sequence ATGACCGGCGGCGAAGCCCTGGATGTCGCGCGTGAGGCGCTGCTGGCTATTCTGATCACCTCCGCCCCGGTGATGGTGGTGGCGCTGGTCATCGGCCTCGGCATTTCCCTGCTCCAGGCCCTGACCCAGATCCAGGAGGCGACCCTCAGCTTCGTGCCGAAGATCCTGGCGATCTTCGCCGTCCTCCTGCTGGCCCTGCCGTTCATGGGCGCCCAGCTCGGGCAATTGACCCAGCAGGTGATGTCCCGCATCGGCGACGGCGACCGCCGGGTGGAAACCATCGTCCCCGGCGGCGGCTAG
- the fliR gene encoding flagellar biosynthetic protein FliR, translated as MLDQMLPAALFSLALVFARIGAMVMVLPVFGEQYVQVRLRLVLAILLTLIIAPRAGALPVLPAEPARLIPLIGGEILLGLAIAGIARLTVTALHVAGTLVAVQSGLAAAQNLDPTQGTQSAVSSNFIVMLGTTVIVLTDLHHLLISALVESYRLFPVQGVVPVGDLARLATGVVADTFKLGVQMAAPFLAFGIVFNVLLGLMNRLMPVMQVFFIAMPLQLPLAFLLFALSVGMMIAVFLDHFVAALGPLIP; from the coding sequence ATGCTGGACCAGATGCTGCCGGCGGCGCTGTTCTCGCTCGCCCTCGTCTTCGCCCGGATCGGGGCCATGGTCATGGTCCTGCCGGTGTTCGGCGAACAATATGTCCAGGTCCGGCTCCGCCTCGTGCTCGCGATCCTGCTCACCCTGATCATCGCGCCGCGCGCCGGCGCGCTGCCGGTGCTGCCGGCCGAGCCGGCCCGGCTGATCCCGCTGATCGGCGGCGAGATCCTGCTCGGCCTGGCCATCGCCGGGATCGCCCGGCTGACGGTCACCGCCCTTCATGTCGCCGGCACCCTGGTTGCCGTGCAGTCGGGCCTGGCGGCGGCGCAGAACCTCGATCCGACCCAGGGCACCCAATCGGCGGTGTCGTCCAATTTCATCGTCATGCTGGGGACGACGGTGATCGTGCTGACCGATCTCCACCATCTGCTGATTTCCGCCCTGGTCGAAAGCTATCGGCTGTTTCCGGTCCAGGGCGTGGTGCCGGTGGGCGATCTCGCCCGCCTGGCCACCGGGGTGGTGGCGGATACCTTCAAGCTCGGCGTGCAGATGGCGGCGCCCTTCCTGGCCTTCGGCATCGTCTTCAACGTGCTGCTCGGCCTGATGAACCGGCTGATGCCGGTGATGCAGGTCTTCTTCATCGCGATGCCGCTGCAACTGCCGCTCGCCTTCCTGCTCTTCGCGCTCTCGGTCGGCATGATGATCGCGGTTTTCCTCGATCATTTCGTGGCCGCCCTCGGCCCCTTGATACCCTGA
- the flhB gene encoding flagellar biosynthesis protein FlhB — MAEDQDDSSKTEEPSAKRLQDAEKRGDLLKSAEIGHWFGLAAGLGAIVIIATVTGPRIGRRLAGFLDHSHAIPLDGKGGVAVLAEVGGDLIVGLGLPLLLLVVAAIAGHAVQHKIIFSAEKMKPDLAKLSPIKGLGRIFSRQGLMEFAKGIAKITAVGAGATIAAMPTFDVLVTTPHYELTELSGLILRSVIRLFGGALVVLAVIAGADYLFQRFERLRRLRMTKQEVKDEHKQSEGDPEIKGRQRQMARARMRRRMMAQVPTADVVVTNPTHFAVALKYDSETMGAPRVVAKGVDSLAARIRKAAEDASVPLVENPPLARALYAAVEVDDEVPPEHYKAVAEVIGFVLRRRGTLPKRA; from the coding sequence ATGGCCGAAGACCAGGACGACTCCTCGAAAACGGAAGAACCGTCCGCGAAACGCCTCCAAGACGCGGAAAAGCGCGGCGACCTGCTCAAAAGTGCCGAAATCGGCCATTGGTTCGGCCTTGCCGCCGGGCTCGGCGCCATCGTCATCATCGCGACGGTGACCGGGCCGCGCATCGGCCGGCGGCTGGCCGGCTTCCTCGACCACAGTCATGCCATTCCCCTCGACGGCAAGGGCGGCGTCGCCGTCCTGGCCGAGGTCGGGGGCGATCTCATCGTCGGCCTGGGCCTGCCGCTGCTGCTGCTCGTGGTCGCCGCCATCGCCGGCCACGCGGTCCAGCACAAGATCATCTTCTCGGCCGAGAAGATGAAGCCCGATCTGGCCAAGCTCTCGCCCATCAAGGGCCTGGGGCGGATCTTCTCGCGCCAGGGGCTGATGGAATTCGCCAAGGGCATCGCCAAGATCACGGCGGTGGGGGCGGGGGCGACCATCGCCGCCATGCCGACCTTCGACGTGCTGGTGACGACGCCCCACTATGAACTGACCGAGCTTTCGGGCCTGATCCTGCGCTCCGTGATCCGCCTGTTCGGCGGCGCGCTGGTCGTGCTCGCGGTCATCGCCGGGGCCGACTACCTGTTCCAGCGCTTCGAGCGCCTGCGCCGCCTGCGCATGACCAAGCAGGAGGTGAAGGACGAGCACAAGCAGTCGGAAGGCGACCCCGAGATCAAGGGCCGCCAGCGCCAGATGGCGCGGGCCCGCATGCGGCGGCGCATGATGGCCCAGGTGCCGACCGCCGACGTGGTGGTCACCAACCCGACCCATTTCGCCGTCGCGCTGAAATACGACTCGGAGACCATGGGCGCGCCCCGGGTGGTGGCCAAGGGTGTCGATTCGCTGGCCGCCCGCATCCGCAAGGCGGCGGAGGACGCCTCGGTCCCCCTGGTCGAGAACCCGCCGCTCGCCCGCGCGCTCTATGCCGCGGTCGAGGTCGACGACGAAGTGCCGCCCGAACATTACAAAGCCGTGGCGGAAGTGATCGGATTCGTGCTGCGGCGGCGGGGAACGCTTCCCAAGCGGGCCTAG
- a CDS encoding hybrid sensor histidine kinase/response regulator, whose product MPDRHLDKLAVKQKPGRSFMPFLRGTLAGAGGALIGVGIATGDVLYGIVGGVAVAIPMMAITLRNSLTARRRRQSVEAMIEEIGPAMELSAVARAVIGPEGIVIQHNMPWAAMGLPRDTVPEPWVEAVERGQERRFALVPSGRQIEVVGRGLGTLAHYYLLTVRDVIEAPSIDPGIFEHADLGWFEMDPRGAVTAINATLANWLGRPIEDIYAGGLSIYEIFRPAAHADVGDDRYRADLLPVDDESFPVEVVLQGGAGGTAPRGGLIIDLREIVRSVEALAESAERFGRFIDDAPVGIAALTAEGRVEEANPVFAEMVAGRPEPEEVLGQDLRQMIDWPPDDDRAGADFAQVLAGADGASAELRFKATPSLTLRLFATRASRVHIGGERTTTRIVYMLDVSAQKALEEQFVQSQKMQAVGQLAGGIAHDFNNLLTAIIGFCDLLLTRHGPGDDSFPDVMQIKQNANRAANLVRQLLAFSRRQTLRPKIIDIRDTLNDLSTLLRRLIGANIRLDLQHAPDLGLVRVDPSQFDQVIINLVVNARDAMAEGGRITIKTRNLSRRELRRHPALQLPPGDYVMIEVADSGHGIPRDVLPKIFEPFFTTKEVGAGTGLGLSTVYGIVKQTGGSITVDSEPGQGTTFRIALPRHVGGAEADTEAAAEAPEKPETAAAPGNETVLIVEDEDAVRNFSVRALRRQGYQVLEAPTGEEALEIIESGAARIELLISDVVMPTMDGPSLARRAQELLPDLKVILISGYAEEQFRKSLDPGLAFTFLAKPFSLKQLGALVREVLDGK is encoded by the coding sequence ATGCCCGACCGCCATCTCGACAAACTTGCCGTGAAGCAGAAGCCAGGCCGCTCCTTCATGCCTTTCCTGCGCGGCACGCTGGCGGGGGCGGGCGGCGCCCTGATCGGCGTCGGCATCGCCACCGGCGACGTCCTTTACGGCATCGTCGGGGGGGTGGCGGTGGCGATCCCGATGATGGCGATCACGCTTCGCAATTCGCTGACGGCGCGGCGCCGGCGCCAGTCGGTCGAGGCCATGATCGAAGAGATCGGCCCGGCCATGGAATTGTCGGCGGTGGCGCGGGCGGTGATCGGGCCCGAGGGCATCGTCATCCAGCACAATATGCCCTGGGCCGCCATGGGGCTGCCGCGGGACACCGTGCCCGAGCCCTGGGTCGAGGCGGTGGAGCGCGGCCAGGAGCGCCGCTTCGCCCTGGTGCCCAGCGGCCGCCAGATCGAGGTGGTGGGGCGGGGCCTCGGCACCCTGGCCCATTACTACCTGCTGACGGTCCGCGACGTGATCGAGGCGCCGAGCATCGATCCCGGCATTTTCGAGCATGCCGACCTCGGCTGGTTCGAGATGGACCCGCGCGGCGCGGTCACGGCGATCAATGCGACGCTGGCCAATTGGCTCGGCCGCCCGATCGAGGATATCTATGCCGGCGGCCTGTCGATCTACGAAATCTTCCGGCCCGCGGCCCATGCCGATGTCGGCGACGACCGCTACCGCGCCGATCTCCTGCCGGTCGACGACGAGAGTTTCCCGGTCGAAGTGGTGTTGCAGGGCGGCGCCGGCGGCACGGCGCCGCGCGGCGGCCTGATCATCGATCTCCGCGAGATCGTGCGCTCGGTCGAGGCCCTGGCCGAATCGGCGGAGCGCTTCGGCCGCTTCATCGACGATGCCCCGGTCGGCATCGCCGCGCTGACCGCCGAGGGCCGGGTCGAGGAAGCCAACCCGGTCTTCGCCGAAATGGTCGCCGGCCGGCCCGAGCCCGAGGAAGTGCTGGGCCAGGACCTGCGCCAGATGATCGACTGGCCGCCCGACGACGACCGCGCCGGCGCCGATTTCGCCCAGGTCCTGGCCGGGGCCGACGGGGCCAGCGCCGAATTGCGCTTCAAGGCGACCCCCAGCCTGACGCTCCGCCTGTTCGCGACCCGCGCCAGCCGGGTCCACATCGGCGGCGAGCGCACCACCACCCGCATCGTCTATATGCTCGACGTCTCCGCCCAGAAGGCGCTGGAGGAACAATTTGTCCAGTCCCAGAAGATGCAGGCCGTGGGCCAGCTCGCCGGCGGCATCGCCCATGATTTCAACAACCTGCTGACCGCCATCATCGGCTTCTGCGACCTGCTGCTCACCCGCCACGGGCCGGGGGACGATTCCTTCCCCGACGTCATGCAGATCAAGCAGAACGCCAATCGCGCCGCCAACCTGGTCCGCCAGCTGCTCGCCTTCTCGCGCCGGCAGACGCTGCGGCCCAAGATCATCGACATCCGCGATACGCTGAACGACCTCTCCACATTGCTGCGGCGCCTGATCGGCGCCAATATCCGCCTCGATCTCCAGCATGCCCCCGATCTCGGCCTCGTCCGCGTCGACCCCAGCCAGTTCGACCAGGTGATCATCAACCTCGTCGTCAATGCCCGCGACGCCATGGCCGAGGGCGGCCGCATCACCATCAAGACCCGCAACCTGTCGCGCCGCGAATTGCGCCGCCATCCGGCCCTGCAGCTGCCGCCCGGCGACTATGTGATGATCGAGGTCGCGGACAGCGGCCACGGCATTCCCCGCGACGTCCTGCCCAAGATCTTCGAGCCCTTCTTCACCACCAAGGAAGTGGGGGCGGGCACCGGCCTCGGCCTTTCCACCGTCTATGGCATCGTGAAGCAGACCGGCGGCTCGATCACCGTCGACAGCGAGCCGGGCCAGGGCACCACCTTCCGCATCGCCCTGCCGCGCCATGTCGGCGGCGCCGAGGCGGATACGGAGGCGGCGGCCGAGGCACCCGAAAAGCCCGAGACCGCGGCCGCCCCCGGCAATGAAACCGTGCTCATCGTCGAGGACGAGGATGCGGTGCGCAATTTCTCGGTCCGGGCCCTGCGCCGCCAGGGCTATCAGGTGCTCGAAGCCCCGACCGGCGAGGAGGCGCTCGAGATCATCGAAAGCGGCGCGGCGCGAATCGAGCTGCTGATCTCCGACGTGGTGATGCCGACCATGGACGGGCCCTCGCTGGCGCGCCGCGCCCAGGAATTGCTGCCCGACCTCAAGGTGATCCTGATTTCCGGCTATGCCGAGGAACAGTTCCGCAAGAGCCTGGACCCCGGCCTCGCCTTCACCTTCCTGGCCAAGCCCTTCAGCCTGAAGCAGCTGGGCGCCCTGGTGCGCGAGGTGCTGGACGGCAAATAG
- the recA gene encoding recombinase RecA has protein sequence MSSPALRLVGSENMDKQKALEAALGQIERAFGKGSVMKLGARESAVEAEAVSTGSLGLDIALGIGGLPRGRIVEIYGPESSGKTTLALQVVANAQRKGGICAFVDAEHALDPIYARKLGVDVDELLISQPDTGEQALEIADTLVRSGAVEVLVIDSVAALTPRAELEGEMGDSHVGLQARLMSQALRKLTGSISKSNCMVIFINQIRQKIGVMFGNPETTTGGNALKFYASVRLDIRRIGAIKDKEEVVGNQTKVKVVKNKMAPPFKEALFDIMYGEGTSKTGELIDLGIKAGIVDKSGSWFSYDSQRIGQGRENAKTFLASHPEMADEIERKIRANAGIVSAAMTGSPEADAEGSAEDA, from the coding sequence ATGTCGTCGCCAGCCTTGCGCCTCGTCGGATCGGAAAACATGGACAAGCAGAAGGCCCTCGAGGCCGCTCTCGGGCAGATTGAACGCGCCTTCGGCAAGGGCTCGGTGATGAAGCTCGGCGCCCGCGAAAGCGCGGTGGAGGCCGAGGCGGTCTCGACCGGCTCGCTCGGGCTCGACATCGCCCTCGGCATCGGCGGCCTGCCGCGCGGCCGCATCGTCGAGATCTACGGCCCCGAATCCTCGGGCAAGACCACGCTCGCCCTTCAGGTCGTCGCCAATGCCCAGCGCAAGGGCGGCATCTGCGCCTTCGTCGACGCGGAACATGCGCTCGACCCGATCTATGCCCGCAAGCTCGGCGTCGACGTCGACGAATTGCTGATCTCCCAGCCCGACACCGGCGAACAGGCGCTGGAAATCGCCGATACGCTGGTCCGCTCCGGCGCGGTCGAAGTGCTGGTGATCGATTCGGTGGCGGCGCTCACGCCCCGCGCCGAACTCGAGGGCGAGATGGGCGATTCCCATGTCGGCCTCCAGGCCCGCCTGATGTCCCAGGCCCTGCGCAAGCTGACCGGCTCGATCTCCAAGTCGAACTGCATGGTGATCTTCATCAACCAGATCCGCCAGAAGATCGGCGTGATGTTCGGCAATCCGGAAACCACCACCGGCGGCAATGCCCTGAAGTTCTATGCCTCGGTCCGTCTCGACATCCGCCGCATCGGCGCGATCAAGGACAAGGAAGAGGTGGTCGGCAACCAGACCAAGGTGAAGGTGGTCAAGAACAAGATGGCGCCGCCGTTCAAGGAAGCGCTGTTCGATATCATGTATGGCGAAGGCACCTCGAAGACCGGCGAATTGATCGACCTCGGCATCAAGGCCGGCATCGTCGACAAGTCGGGCTCGTGGTTCTCCTACGACAGCCAGCGCATCGGCCAGGGCCGCGAGAACGCCAAGACTTTCCTCGCCAGCCACCCCGAGATGGCGGACGAGATCGAGCGGAAGATCCGCGCCAATGCCGGCATCGTTTCCGCCGCGATGACCGGCAGCCCGGAGGCCGACGCCGAAGGCTCGGCCGAGGACGCGTAA
- a CDS encoding aldehyde dehydrogenase: MAAALTLEQWEARAGALSFRHLAFVGGRFVPALSGKTFSRLSPADGRLLTQVSACEAEDVDHAVAAARKAFDSGSWSRMAPRGRKKILLRFADLMRKHADELALLETLDMGKPISDSLAVDVPAAANTIQWYAEAIDKVYDEIAPTAHNALGLVTREPVGVVAAVVPWNFPLLMACWKLGPALATGNSVVLKPAEQSPLTALRLAEIAAEAGLPDGVLNVVPGFGETAGAALGLHMDVDAVTFTGSTQVGKYFLEYAGRSNMKLVSLECGGKSPHIVMADCGDLELAATKAAWGIFFNQGEVCTAGSRLLVEEPIKEEFLDRLARVTATIQPGNPLDPATKMGAIVDEKQMKRVLGYIETGRADGGEIRLGGKRARIESGGYYIEPTVFDKVSPTARIAQEEIFGPVLSTITFNGLDEAIRIGNGTIYGLASAIWTKDIDKALKAARALRAGLVWINGWDEDDITVPFGGVKQSGTGRDRSLHAMEKYTQLKSTWISIR; encoded by the coding sequence ATGGCTGCCGCCCTGACGCTCGAACAATGGGAAGCGCGTGCCGGCGCGCTGTCGTTCCGCCATCTCGCCTTCGTCGGCGGCCGCTTCGTGCCCGCCCTTTCGGGCAAGACCTTCTCCCGCCTCTCGCCGGCCGACGGCCGCCTGCTGACCCAGGTTTCCGCCTGCGAGGCCGAGGATGTCGACCATGCCGTCGCCGCCGCCCGCAAGGCGTTCGACAGCGGTTCCTGGTCGCGCATGGCGCCGCGCGGGCGGAAGAAGATCCTGCTGCGCTTCGCCGACCTCATGCGCAAGCATGCCGACGAACTGGCCCTGCTCGAAACCCTCGACATGGGCAAGCCGATCAGCGATTCCCTGGCGGTGGACGTGCCCGCCGCCGCCAATACGATCCAATGGTATGCCGAGGCGATCGACAAGGTTTACGACGAGATCGCCCCGACCGCCCACAATGCCCTCGGCCTGGTGACGCGGGAACCGGTGGGCGTGGTCGCCGCCGTGGTGCCGTGGAACTTCCCCCTGCTGATGGCCTGCTGGAAGCTGGGCCCGGCGCTTGCCACCGGCAATTCGGTGGTGCTGAAGCCGGCCGAGCAATCGCCCCTGACCGCGCTGCGCCTGGCCGAGATCGCGGCCGAGGCCGGCCTGCCGGACGGCGTGCTGAATGTCGTGCCCGGCTTCGGCGAGACCGCGGGCGCGGCGCTCGGCCTGCATATGGATGTCGATGCGGTCACCTTCACCGGTTCGACCCAGGTGGGGAAATATTTCCTCGAATATGCCGGGCGCTCGAACATGAAGCTGGTCAGCCTCGAATGCGGGGGCAAGTCGCCGCATATCGTGATGGCCGACTGCGGCGACCTGGAGCTCGCCGCGACCAAGGCCGCCTGGGGCATCTTCTTCAATCAGGGCGAAGTCTGCACCGCCGGTTCCCGCCTCCTGGTCGAGGAGCCGATCAAGGAGGAATTCCTCGACCGCCTCGCCCGGGTCACCGCCACCATCCAGCCGGGCAACCCGCTCGACCCCGCGACGAAAATGGGCGCGATCGTCGATGAGAAGCAGATGAAACGGGTGCTCGGCTATATCGAGACCGGGCGCGCGGACGGCGGCGAGATCCGCCTGGGCGGCAAGCGCGCCCGGATCGAGAGCGGCGGCTACTACATCGAGCCGACGGTCTTCGACAAGGTCAGCCCGACCGCCCGCATCGCCCAGGAAGAAATCTTCGGCCCCGTACTCTCGACCATCACCTTCAACGGGCTGGACGAGGCGATCCGCATCGGCAACGGCACGATCTACGGCCTCGCCTCCGCGATCTGGACCAAGGACATCGACAAGGCGCTGAAGGCGGCGCGGGCCCTGCGCGCCGGCCTCGTCTGGATCAACGGCTGGGACGAGGACGATATCACCGTGCCCTTCGGCGGGGTCAAGCAGTCGGGCACCGGCCGCGACCGCTCGCTTCACGCCATGGAAAAATACACCCAGCTGAAATCGACCTGGATCAGCATCCGCTGA
- the rpmG gene encoding 50S ribosomal protein L33, which translates to MAKPNTLKIKLLSTAETGYFYVTKKNPRTKTEKLSLKKYDPIVRKHVEFKETKIK; encoded by the coding sequence ATGGCAAAGCCGAATACGCTGAAGATCAAGCTCCTCAGCACCGCCGAGACCGGTTACTTCTACGTGACCAAGAAGAATCCGCGGACCAAGACCGAGAAGCTGTCCCTGAAGAAATACGACCCGATCGTGCGCAAGCATGTCGAGTTCAAGGAAACCAAGATCAAGTAA
- a CDS encoding MFS transporter — protein sequence MSAVIDRHGRLDGRVALSIGGIIVCITTVGMTYSLTLPLLALLLEAQGVEGWLIGANAAMTGAATLASAPLVPRLIRRFGVMPFIQGCLLLAATTLIAFPLLPSLAAWFVLRFLMNVAITGLFITSEAWIGHLAGNSHRGRIMGIYATAMAVGHTIGPVVVQVTGIEGIAPFATVALATAAGMLPVNLARRHLPPFDTHGSASLAGIARSAPTPVLAALLAGAIESGMLSLLPVWGVQGGLTELGAARLMIWLGLGNILLQIPIGWASDRVGRHRMLIGCALVGVGGAIGLPLLIGTMAVAPLLVVMGGALMGIYTVGLTLLGQRFSGPDLTTANAAFVIFYGLGALVGPPVGGAALDLAGRLGLPFALGLSCCAFALYALRDLCRKS from the coding sequence ATGAGCGCCGTCATCGACCGGCACGGCCGGCTCGACGGGCGGGTCGCGCTCAGCATCGGGGGCATCATCGTCTGCATCACCACGGTCGGCATGACCTACAGCCTGACCCTGCCCCTGCTCGCCCTGCTGCTCGAGGCGCAAGGGGTGGAAGGCTGGCTGATCGGCGCCAATGCCGCCATGACCGGGGCCGCCACCCTGGCCAGCGCGCCCCTGGTGCCGCGCCTGATCCGCCGCTTCGGCGTCATGCCCTTCATCCAGGGTTGCCTGCTGCTGGCGGCCACGACCCTGATCGCCTTTCCCCTGCTGCCCTCGCTGGCCGCGTGGTTCGTGCTGCGCTTCCTGATGAATGTGGCGATCACCGGCCTCTTCATCACCTCGGAAGCCTGGATCGGCCATCTTGCCGGCAACAGCCACCGCGGCCGGATCATGGGCATCTATGCGACCGCCATGGCCGTCGGCCATACCATCGGCCCGGTGGTGGTGCAGGTCACCGGGATCGAGGGCATCGCCCCCTTCGCCACCGTGGCCCTGGCGACCGCGGCCGGCATGCTGCCGGTCAATCTGGCGCGGCGCCACCTGCCGCCCTTCGATACCCATGGCAGCGCCAGCCTTGCCGGCATCGCTCGCTCGGCGCCGACGCCGGTGCTGGCCGCCCTGCTGGCGGGCGCCATCGAGTCGGGCATGCTGTCGCTGCTGCCGGTCTGGGGCGTGCAGGGCGGCCTGACCGAGCTTGGCGCCGCCCGGCTGATGATCTGGCTCGGCCTCGGCAATATCCTGCTGCAGATCCCGATCGGCTGGGCCTCCGACCGGGTCGGGCGCCATCGCATGCTGATCGGCTGCGCCCTGGTCGGGGTCGGCGGCGCGATCGGCCTGCCGCTGCTGATCGGGACCATGGCCGTGGCGCCCCTGCTCGTGGTCATGGGCGGGGCTTTGATGGGGATCTATACCGTCGGCCTGACCCTGCTCGGGCAGCGCTTCTCGGGGCCGGACCTGACCACGGCCAATGCCGCCTTCGTCATCTTCTACGGTCTCGGCGCCCTGGTCGGGCCGCCGGTCGGGGGCGCCGCGCTCGATCTTGCCGGCCGCCTGGGCCTGCCTTTCGCCCTGGGCCTGTCGTGTTGCGCCTTCGCGCTTTATGCCTTGCGCGATCTCTGCCGTAAATCTTGA
- a CDS encoding NUDIX hydrolase → MTTRAEPAGRRVRAKPAASLILIGPEGSVLMGRRPSRSRFAPDAWVFPGGRVDAADLRAGGDRFRAAAVRETAEETGLAVDPARLAPLGRAITPSESPIRFDARFFITRADPACRAAPLVTNGEFTDLLWLPLGEARRLPLMDVTELMLDEAIARDRGGPDGVLTLTYRRGRALIVRR, encoded by the coding sequence ATGACGACGAGGGCTGAGCCGGCCGGCCGGCGGGTGCGCGCCAAGCCCGCCGCCAGCCTGATCCTGATCGGCCCCGAGGGCAGCGTGCTGATGGGCCGCCGGCCCAGCCGCAGCCGCTTCGCCCCCGATGCCTGGGTCTTTCCCGGCGGCCGGGTCGATGCCGCGGACCTGCGCGCCGGCGGCGACCGCTTCCGTGCCGCCGCCGTCCGCGAAACCGCCGAGGAAACCGGCCTGGCGGTCGATCCCGCCCGGCTCGCCCCCCTCGGCCGGGCGATCACGCCGAGCGAAAGCCCGATCCGTTTCGACGCCCGCTTCTTCATCACCCGGGCCGATCCGGCCTGCCGCGCCGCGCCCCTGGTGACCAACGGCGAATTCACCGACCTGCTTTGGCTGCCCCTGGGCGAGGCCCGGCGCCTGCCCCTGATGGATGTAACCGAATTGATGCTGGACGAGGCCATCGCCCGGGACCGCGGCGGCCCGGACGGGGTGCTGACCCTGACCTACCGGCGGGGCCGCGCCCTGATCGTCCGGCGATGA
- a CDS encoding NUDIX hydrolase, whose protein sequence is MTADIPPAAPPFNAPTAGERQGLRRAVRPRDAATLILHRPAGSGWELLMGRRHEGHRFMPNQWVFPGGRLDRADLYTPATALRPDVAAPLGRAAPPRRAHGLGVAAIRETFEETGLMIGAPDARAGRLDRGPLAAFAAAGLVPDLAALDYVARAITPPYRPMRFHARFFLAPASAARGEARPSPELTEVAWVPLPEAAQLDLPRITGVVLDVIGRRLAGLDRRIPAFAHRRGQHTVCHDDEG, encoded by the coding sequence ATGACCGCCGATATTCCCCCCGCCGCCCCGCCCTTCAATGCCCCGACCGCGGGCGAGCGCCAGGGCTTGCGCCGTGCCGTCCGCCCGCGCGATGCCGCGACCCTGATCCTCCATCGCCCGGCCGGCAGCGGCTGGGAATTGCTCATGGGCCGGCGCCACGAGGGGCACCGCTTCATGCCCAACCAATGGGTGTTCCCCGGCGGGCGGCTGGACCGGGCCGATCTCTATACGCCGGCGACCGCGCTGCGCCCCGATGTCGCCGCCCCCCTCGGCCGGGCCGCGCCGCCGCGCCGGGCCCATGGCCTCGGCGTCGCCGCCATCCGCGAGACCTTCGAGGAAACCGGGCTGATGATCGGCGCGCCCGATGCCCGGGCCGGCCGCCTGGACCGGGGGCCGCTGGCCGCCTTCGCCGCCGCCGGCCTGGTGCCGGACCTTGCCGCCCTCGATTATGTCGCCCGGGCGATCACCCCGCCCTATCGGCCGATGCGTTTTCACGCCCGCTTCTTCCTGGCCCCGGCGAGTGCCGCCCGGGGCGAGGCCCGCCCCTCGCCCGAATTGACCGAGGTTGCCTGGGTGCCCCTGCCCGAGGCGGCGCAACTGGACCTGCCGCGCATCACCGGCGTCGTGCTCGACGTCATCGGCCGGCGCCTTGCCGGCCTTGACCGGCGGATTCCCGCCTTCGCCCACCGCCGTGGCCAGCATACGGTCTGCCATGACGACGAGGGCTGA